CATATAGTTTGTCTTAAAGTAAAATTAACTAACAATTAACCTACCAATGAAAAACACTGAAGTATATCTTAAACCCAATTTAGTCATGGAGCCATTAGTCGATAAATGGTATGCATGGAGCCATCTCATATCTCCGGCAACGGCCGCGATGAATATTGTCGGGCGGCACATGACCATCATGGAATCCTATTTAATGGCACCGGAGCTTCACGCAGAGGCTGTCCTGAATCCAAAATTGAGGGGAGGGCCCTTTATGGATATACCCGTAGAAAGAGCTGATGAAGTCAAAGCTATTTATGAAGATACCCTGTTAAAGCAACAACCTGTACTGGAATTTTCAAAAGCCGTCAATAAATTAGATAAGTTGCTGAAAACTGATGCAAAAGGTTTTGCAATGGAAGAAATGTATGCGCGCGTACCTGAAGAACTTAAAGGTTATGTAGAACTCTATTATGACCGGAACAATAATGGAGGGTTCAGGTTCTTTGAGCCACTTTTATATGAGAGTTCCTATTACAATAAAAACTCTCAAAGCCTGGCCCTGTGGATTACTGACAACGACCACAGGCCTTTCTGTCTGAGCACACCAAAGCTGAATGATAAAAATACGCTGCATTTAGACATTCCTTTTGATCATCCTGGAATTGACGAGCTGGCCAGAATGAAAAGAGTTCCTCAGACCATTGATTATATCAAAGGGAAACTAGGTATTACTGACGATCAATCGGGACTTTTTGAAACATTTTTCACGACAGATGTTCCTCCTGTTTATGAAAAATATGCAGGGGATAAAATCCGTATGCGCTATTTCGGCCATGCCTGTATCCTGATTGAAACAAAAGATATCAGCATATTGGTTGATCCGCTGATCAGTTATTATGGTTACGCCTCAGAGGTAGACCATTTTTCAGATGTAGATCTTCCTGATACTATTGATTATGTTTTGATCACTCATAATCATCAGGATCATATTTTATTTGAAACCTTACTGCCATTACGCCATAAAATCAAAAATATTATCGTTCCCAATACTTGCAGCGGTAAACTTCAGGACCCTGATTTAAAGCTCATGTTCAACCATATTGGCTTTGATAATGTGATCTCTATTAATGAAATGGAATCGGTAAAATTTGCGGATGCAATTATTACCGGGGTGCCATTTACCGGAGAGCACAGTGATCTGAATATATTAACAAAGTCTTGCTATTTTGTACAGATAGGAGATTTTAAACTGGCATTTTTTGCAGATTCAAGAATAATGGAGCCAGAATTATATGCACATATCCAAAGAAAAATAGGGAATGTCGATGTTGTTTTTCTGGGAATGGAATGTGATGGCGCACCATTATCCTGGCTATATGGACAATTACTTCCTCAAAAACTACCAAGAGAGCAGGATAATAGCCGAAGACTATCGGGGTCTGACTGTAGAAAAGGGATGTCCTTAGTAGATATCTTCCACCCTAAAGAAGTTTACGTTTATGCTATGGGACAAGAACCATGGGTTGAATTTATCAGCAGTATCAAATACACTGATGAATCAAATCCTATTGTTCAATCCAACAGGTTAATAGAAGAGTGCAGAGCAAAGGGAATTGTCGCAGAACGATTATTCGGTGAAAGAGAAATACTCTATAACAAATAACTGATTCAAATTAACAATCATCTTATAGATTTCTTACCGCTACTACTATAGTCACCCTATAGTAGTAGCTAATTTAACCCTGCATGAAACTCTCATTCAACACCTTTGCTATGCATCCTGCTCAGCAGGATATCTTTATTGATCAGCTGATTAATATCAACAGCCCCCACTATAATATCAATAACTATTTTAAGATTACAGGGCCACTGGACATTGATAAATTCGTCAGTGCTATCGTTTCTTCTGCTGCTGTTTTTGATGTTTTTAAAATGGCGATTGCGGCAGATGATTTTAACCCCGGTTACCAGCTGGCTGAGCAGGAACGCCAGCTTTCTGTTCAGCTCATAGACTTCAGAAGTTACGACCATCCTGTAGAAATGATTCTCCAGTGGATAGAAGATCAGAATGACAGGCCGCTCGCATTAGAAAAATCAAGGTTACCAGTGGAGCAGTATATCCTTAAAGCAGCTGACAATGAACATTATTATTATTTTAAGTTTCATCACCTGATTTTTGATGGGTATAGCGTCAGGGTCTGGACAAATTATATTTCCGGTAAATATAAAAGCCTGTTAAATAATGAGCAGGAAGTTCTTGTTTCACCATCTTATTTACAGGAGGTGGAAAAAGCAGCAGCAAATTATGGATCTGATGCCTATCAGGCTAGTGCTGCCTATTGGAAAGCAAAAATAAAAGCTAAGCCAGCATCTGTTTTTCAGCCAGTTTATAAAGCATTGAATGAGGCGGGGAAAGAAAGTAAATGTTATACACGCATTTTGGAAAAGCAGGAGCAAGTACAGTTAGCTCAATTGGCCATGAACAGTCAGGCGCGTTTGCAACATTTAACTATTGCTGCAATGGTAATTTACCTGGGTAAAATGTACGGACTGGAGCACTCTCTTTTTGGAACAGCTGCCCATAAGCGAAATCAAAAAGAACAGCGGGAGATATTAGGAATGTTTTCCGGAGTTGCCCCATTTGAAGGGAATTATCAGCCAGAGGCCAGGCTAATTGATTTCATTCAGGATATTGCCCGTTCTCAAAAAGAAGACTACAAACATCTTGATTACATCGCCGGAGATCTGAGCCGGCATTTTAAACATGATCCTTTAGCAGGGCCTTTCTTTGATTTCGTGATTAACCATATCGTTTTTGATTTATCACTCAATTTAGGCACTAACATTCAAACGGCTCATGAAGTGAAGTTTAGCAGGCATCAGCAAACTCCGCTGGAAATTATGTGGCTGGACCACGGAGAAGATCAACCCTTACAGCTGGTCATTGGATTCCGTCATGAATACTTCCGGGAAACAGAAATCGCACAGTTTGCGGAAGCGCTATTAACTATTCTGAAACAATTCACGCAAACTCTTCAGCTTAAAGTTGAAGAAATTCAGGTTGATGCTAAAGCTGGAATACCTGCATTTATAAAAGAGAACAGGAATGTAGTGGTCACCACAGCGGAATTGGCAAAGCTAAAAACATTCAATGCTACAGCAGCAGCTTATCCTTTAGATAAGAACCTCATGGAGCTATTTGTTATGCGGGCAAATCAGCATCCTGATGCCATTGCAGTGATTGAGCAGGATCAGACTTTAACTTATAGCGAGCTGGATCAAAAGAGTAATCAGCTTGCACATTACTTACGTCATGCAGGGGTGAGAGAAGAGACATTGGTGCCAATTTGTATAGACCGTTCCATAGAGATGGTGATTGGCATACTGGGTATTTTGAAAGCGGGCGGGGCTTATGTTCCAATTGATCCGGAGTATCCTCAGGAAAGAGTCAGTTTTCTGCTGACAGATACCGGGGCTACTATTGTGGTGAGCAGTAAAGCACACTACAAACTATTTGAAAATCAGGCTGGTATTCGTGTAATTTCAGTAGATGCAGACTGGGGTGAAATTGCTCAGGAATCAATTTTAACAGTTGTAAATGAGCTGCGTCCAGCCCACTTATGTTATGTGATTTATACTTCCGGGTCTACCGGACAACCTAAGGGTGTAATGGTAGAACACAGAAATGTTGTGAATTTAGTTTATGATCGCCAGGAGCTTTTAAAGCTTAATCAGCAGGATCGGGTAGCAGCATTTACAAGTTACACTTTTGACCCTTTTGTGGAGCAGTTGTTTATGGCCTTGCTGAATGGCGCAGGACTGGTCTTGATTTCAAAAGAAGTACAGCTGGATACGCAGGCGCTTGTTGCTGTATTGCATAAGGAACAGGTTACTTATATCCTGAATACACCTGGCTTTTTAAGAAATGTACCTTTTGAAAATGCCCCCCGGAGTTTAAAAACTGTGATGGTTGGAGGCGAGCGTTGCACAACTTTACTAGCACAACAATGGACACGGCAACACCCTGAACTGCGGTTTTATGTAGCTTACGGGCCTACTGAGTGTACCGTAACTTCTACTATTTATGCATATGATCAAACTCAGCAGGAAGGAGAATACCTTCCTATAGGTAAGCCGGCACGAAATCAACAAATACATATAGTGGATACCAATGGTAATTTACTGCCTCTGGGTGAGCCGGGAGAAATCTGTATAGGTGGCGCTGGTGTAGCCCGCGGATATCTGAACCGTGAAGAATTGACGGCGAAGCAGTTTGTACCGGATACTTTCGGGAACAAGGCCGGTGGCCGTTTATATAAAACGGGTGATATCGGAAAGTGGCTCCCGGATGGAAATATTGAATTTATTGGCCGTAAAGATGATCAGGTTAAGGTACGTGGTTACCGGATTGAACTGGGAGAAATTGAAAATGCCATTCAGCAAAGCGGCCTGGTCAGTCAGGCTGTTGTACTGGCTGTGGAAGAATCAGGCAACAATCAGCTGGTTTGTTATGTAGTTCCTGAAGAGACTTTTGACCAGCAAGGTTTAATCTCTTACCTGGAAACTCAGTTACCAGAATATATGGTACCCCGTATTTTTGTAGAGCTGACTGCTTTTCCATTAACTGCTCATGGTAAACTGGATAAAAAAGCATTGCCCTTAGCAGATCTTAAAAAGCAGCGGAGTAAGGGTTATGTTGCTGCGGGGAATGAATTAGAGTCTGCATTGATCAGTATCTGGGAAGACCTGCTTCAGGTAAGCCCGATTGGTATTCATGATAGCTTTTTTGAGCTTGGCGGGCATTCTCTGTTAGCGATGCGGGTTAGTGGTTACATCTATAAGGAACTTGGGGTAAATGTTCCGGTAAAAAGCATATTTCAACATAAAAACATAGAGAAACTTGCGGCCTATATCACCGGACATACAACCAGTGACTCAGCTCATTCAGCTATTCCGGTGAACCAACAGCTTACAGCTGTTCCATTATCTTACGGTCAGGAAGGACTTTGGCGGATAGATCAGCTTAGTGGAAGTGTGCAGTATCATATGCCCATGTATTTCCGTTTGTCGGGAACAATACGTACCGATGCACTTGAACAGGCAATCAATGAGGTAGTTAACCGTCACGAAATTTTAAGGACAGTCATTCATCAGGATGCTGACGGACAGCCTTTCCAGTTTGTTTTAGAAAAAGATACCTGGTCACTGGATAGAATAAGACATGTTCGTGGTGGAGAAAGCGGGCTGGATGATTTGCTAACGGAGCTTTCATCAGCAGTTATAGATCTTCGTACAGACCATATGCTGCGGGCACATCTGATCCGGATTTCTGAGCAGGAACAAATATTGGTCATTATCCTTCACCATATCGCGGCAGATGGCTGGTCAATTTCGGTACTGATCCGTGAACTTATTTCCTGTTATCAGCTGAATACAAATGGTTTAACAGCAGCGCTTCCTGCCCTTCCACTACAATATGGAGATTATTCAATCTGGCAGCGTGCACAGGAAAAATTCTGGTCTAAAA
The sequence above is drawn from the Pedobacter cryoconitis genome and encodes:
- a CDS encoding MBL fold metallo-hydrolase — its product is MKNTEVYLKPNLVMEPLVDKWYAWSHLISPATAAMNIVGRHMTIMESYLMAPELHAEAVLNPKLRGGPFMDIPVERADEVKAIYEDTLLKQQPVLEFSKAVNKLDKLLKTDAKGFAMEEMYARVPEELKGYVELYYDRNNNGGFRFFEPLLYESSYYNKNSQSLALWITDNDHRPFCLSTPKLNDKNTLHLDIPFDHPGIDELARMKRVPQTIDYIKGKLGITDDQSGLFETFFTTDVPPVYEKYAGDKIRMRYFGHACILIETKDISILVDPLISYYGYASEVDHFSDVDLPDTIDYVLITHNHQDHILFETLLPLRHKIKNIIVPNTCSGKLQDPDLKLMFNHIGFDNVISINEMESVKFADAIITGVPFTGEHSDLNILTKSCYFVQIGDFKLAFFADSRIMEPELYAHIQRKIGNVDVVFLGMECDGAPLSWLYGQLLPQKLPREQDNSRRLSGSDCRKGMSLVDIFHPKEVYVYAMGQEPWVEFISSIKYTDESNPIVQSNRLIEECRAKGIVAERLFGEREILYNK